One Candidatus Symbiobacter mobilis CR genomic window, CTCTATGAGCAATTGCTGCGTCCCGTCGAGCACGACCTAGCCGGGTATCAGCACGTTTACATCGTGCCCGTGGGGTCGCTTGCCCATCTGCCATTTTCTGCGCTGGTGCGCAGCGTAAAACCCCTCCCCGAATACGTGGCGCAGAGGATGGACATCGGCGTGCTGCCATCGTTGTACCTGATGGATCTGGTTCTGCGGGCCCGGGAATCCCATCCGGGCGGGGCGGCAATATTCGGAAATCCTGATGGCACCCTGCCTGGAGCCGAGCGGGAGGCGGAAACCATCCGCAGCATTGTCGGCAGTAACAGCGTTGTTCGTATCGGTTCAGCGGCCACGATGCAGGCCCTGAAGGACGGCGCAGGGGATACCAGGTGGCTGCACCTGGCCACCCACGGCAACCTGAATGCTCAGGATCCGTCGAAGAGCTTCCTTGTCCTTGCTGGCGGCACCCGCATGTCCATGGTGGACGCTATGCTCTTGCCCTTGACGCATACGGAAATGGTGGTTTTGTCCGCCTGCGAAAGCGGCGTAGGGGCCAACGGCATGGATTACGCCACCCTGGCCCGCTCCTTCGCTTACGCTGGCGCGCCCTCCGTGGTGGCCAGCCTGTGGCGGGTGAACGATGACGCTACGGCCCGACTCATGGAGCGCTTCTACAGCCACCGGCAGAACGGTAGGGATGTCTTCTCCGCTTTGTCCTCGGCCCAGCGGGACATGATCAGCTCCGGCGGCTCCCTGGCCGCGCCCGCTGCTTGGTCCGGTTTCCTTGCCTTCGGCCGACCGTAAACCAAATTTAACGTCGGTTGTTGATATGAACCCAAATAATCCATTAGCAGGGTGTTGATTTTCAGGGTCATGCCTTCGCTCTATGGCCCTTGATTCTGGCTATATTTTCTTTTCAGAGCTTTTGCGGGGCCTATTGCCCGCTGCGTCAGCACGCGCTTGGGGAACAAACAACCCAAGGCTGGTGACTAGCGCGATGAGTGCGAGGGTTTTCATTGCCGGGCTACAAGATGTAAGGGTTCAGGCATAGGGACTGCACGGACGTGACCAATGTGATGCACATGTGCTGCGTATGCGGGGTGGGTACCAGGCGTGGGTACCTGGTGGGCAGCATGTTTGCCAGTACTTCATTCCAGTTCTGTCACCACCCGAAACCCGATGTTGTCTTCCCGGCGGCTGACTGGGTACGCTGACCGGCTTGCGCTGCGTACCCCCTTGGCTGCTGTATCCCAGGAACCACCACGCAGGGTTCGTCGGGAGCAATCCCCCAGGGTGGTGGGCAGCCCGTTTTGGGGAATGTCCCGCAGGTCGGGGCTGTGGCAGTCTTGTGTCCACTCCCACACATTGCCTAGCAAGTCATGGAGCTTCCAAGGGTTGGCGGGAAAAGCGCCTGCCTCCGAGGTGCCTGGTCGGTTCGTACTGGCCCCACAGTCGCGGCAGCGAGCACTGCCATTGCCGATGTCATCCCCCCATGGTCGAGCGGTGCGCGTGCCAGCGCGTGCGGCGTATTCCCATTCGGATTCCGAAGGCAGGCGGTACGTGTACCCAGTCTTTTTGGAAAGCCAGTTCACATAGTGCTGCGCATCTTCCCAGCTTACGTGGATCGCAGGCCGATTGCCGCGCCCCCATCCGTTGTCCTGCGGCCAATGGGTACAGCCCCCATCGAGCAGACACATCTCCCATTCCTGAAAACGCACCTCCATTTTTCCGATGGCAAAGGGTTTGGCAAAGGTCACTTCCTTCTGTGGCCCTTCGCCAAGGTGGTGTCCCGGCTCGGTTTCGGGGGAACCAATCTGTACCCTGCCTGCGGGTAGCACATGCATCGTCGGGCAGCGTTCACAATCCCGAAACTCGTCATCCTTGATCGACCTGCCGGGTCTAGCAGACCGCGCAGCCCCAACTACGGCATCACTACTGACCGTAGCGGCAGCAGTCATCGTTCCTGTAGGTGCTCCAATTGGGCGCAGAACCAGGTTGCCAGTCAGGGAAGTGGTTTCCCACGGAATCTGCTTGCCCCGGGTAGCTTGGGCTACCCCAAGGCGCGTGCGTTTGAATACGTCCTCGATGGTCAGATTCGGCTGTCCGAGTGCATTGAGCAAATGGGCCGTGTAGACCCCGTTTTCACCGGGGCGTCCGTCGATCGCCACATTCCCGGGGGAGGTGGCATAGGCAATCAGCATGCCCTGCGCTGCGTTGCTGACTGCGGCCAGCCCGCCACCGCCGCCACGGTTGCGGCCGAAAGGGTTGTTGCGGCAAGCATCCAGTATGACGACCTTGACCGGTGCCCCACTGCGCTCCAGCTCGTCGAGCACGTCCTGAAGCTTGATGGCGTTGTATTTCACAGCATCTTCTTGCTGCATGTCGTTGTCCGTGGGGATCAGATAGTTCTGCCCTTCCATCTGGATGCCGTGGCCTGCAAAGTACACCAGCGCTACGCCTGCGCCACGCAGCCTTTCCCGAAAGTCTGTCAGTCCACGCAGCATGGCCGTGCGGTCGGCGTCGATAAGTGTGTAGCCGGTCTCGAATTGCAGCTCATGCAATCGGATGGTCATTGCCTGGGCATCCAGCGGGGGGTTCGGCAAGGGCTGATTCTGGTATTTGCCGTTGCCGATGACCAGCGCTACCTTTCGCTGCATATTGATTGGGGTGGAAACTGGCGTACCCCCTCGCTCGGCTGTAGGCGGCGGGGGTACCGCAGTGGCCAGCGAGGCAGCCATCCATAGTGCAATGCCCCATAGGGTTTTCTTCATGGTGCTGCCTCGTGTGGTGGGCGCCGCAACACGCGCCCGGCTGCGTCCACGGCCCAATCGAAGCCCTGTGTGGGCAAGTCGCTGCCGTCAATGGACAACTGCAACACCCTATCCGGCTGCAAGGCAGGCATGGCGTCGCGTCGGTCGGGTAGGTACAGCACACCGGATGCCTGGCGCAGCAGGGTCAGCACCCGCGCCCGGGTAGGGTCGTCTGGCAACCCGCGCAGGTACCCATCCAAAGGTTCGGTGAGGATCAAACCGATGCGCCCGCGCTTGGCAGCCTGCATGCGCTCGGCAACCCGCCACGCCAAGGCGCTGTCCGCCCCTAACCACAGCACAACGGCCTGTGGTGGTGCTGTGCAGGCCGTTGCCAATATGGTGTCGATGGCGTGGTCGAACGCTTCGGGAAAAGCCCACGGTGTACGCGGGCCACGCACAAGTAGATACTGGCATCGACACAGTGCCCAGCCCATTTGCGCAAAAAGCTCCGGCATCTGCCGCACCACCTCGCGATCCAGCTCCCGCCGGTTCTCTGGCAACTCTTCCCACGGCACGATGTCAGGGTGCTGTTTGCGGGCATCGTCACGCTCGGCTGCGTACTGCCACCCGGTCAGCAGACGCTGCACCATCCAGCGGTCGTGTTCTGTGCGGGACAAGGCTTCCACTTGCGCGGCATTCCACTGGAAGGTGCCAGGTACCTCTTGGCGGGGCACCAGTGCAAGGCGCAGATCTTGCACCTTGATGAAGTGATGGTCTGCCGCCCATCGGTTGTCATCTTTCAGGTCTTCGGCCAGTAAGGGCCAGTGTTGCAGTGAGCGGCGGGAACCCAGCGCATCGCCACGTGCAAGGGAGTCATTGACGTAGCGCTCATGGATGCGTTCCGCCACGGCATCAAGCTGTTCGCCCATCAGGATTTCCTGTGCCACTTCCGCAGCAGTGCCAAAGTGCAGGAACCATGGGTGCATTCCCAACGCCCCACGCAGTGCCTGTTTTCCTGGATGCACACAATGCAGGTACAGCGGCGGAAGGGGAAAGTTGGCTTGTACAAAAGCGCGCTGCACTGTCAGGGAAGCAGCCAGGTTTACCCCATCGTCTTCGTGGCAGAAATGGATGCCGGTGGGGTTGGGGAGCAGCGACAGCAAGTGGGACAACCCCGCTTCGCCCAGTTCCGCCGGTGCGGAAAGGAACACCATATTGGCCACGGCGCAGGCTCCAGGCCAACGGGCCAAAAAGGATGCACGGAATTCTTCGGCGTCGCGTCCCACCAGCGCCAGACTGGGGTATCGGGCCTGGCGCAAGGTGGCTACCGCCAATTCTTCCGCCAGGGGGGTGGTGCCCACGATCCATAGCCGAGGTGCTTGGTACCGTTCGGAATCTTGGAGCGTTGGTTGTGTATCGACATCGGCTGCGCATTGCTGGCATGGCGATGAATGCGGTGCAGACTGTCCTTGCCGGGGCAGCGTTTCCTCGTCTGTGCAACAAACCAGACTGGCCACCGGCTGCGAGGGAACACGCCAGAAATGCAGGGGGGCATCGCGCAGCAACCGGCGCACCGCAATCTGTGCCGTAGAAAACAGTTTCCATTGCACCACCTCCCGCGCAGCAAACTGGTCGATCTGGCCACCCACACTCGCCCGCAAAAAGGGGTCGCCCACGTGTACCAGCAACTGCAACGGGATGAGGGAGCGGTCGCGCTGTGCTGCGACGAGGCGAGCCACATGCACTGCTGCGTCGATGTTTTCGGTGTCACGCCCAGCAATGCAGGCTACCGTGTGTGCTGCGGCGATGCCGCTATGGATCAGGACGCGTTCATCGTCCCATCGTCCAGAGACGATTGCAGCACCTGCTTGCAAGGCTGCCCGGCGTGCGTCTTCGTTTTCCGCCACCACCAAAACCTGGCGCCCTGCACGCAGCCAGGGCTGCACCAGTTCCCATGTCACTGGGCACCATCCCAGCAACACGGCGTGCCCTCCGCGCTGCACCATCCACCGCCGCCGCAGGTAACGCCGCAGGCCCACTGCGCATCCTTCTGCGCACAACCACAGCCCCAATGCCGGCAGCACCCAGCGCCCCATCGGGGCAGGCCATGCAGCATCTGGCGTTGGCACTTGCCAGGGTGCCCAAACCAACCCCAG contains:
- a CDS encoding SUMF1/EgtB/PvdO family nonheme iron enzyme, producing the protein MKKTLWGIALWMAASLATAVPPPPTAERGGTPVSTPINMQRKVALVIGNGKYQNQPLPNPPLDAQAMTIRLHELQFETGYTLIDADRTAMLRGLTDFRERLRGAGVALVYFAGHGIQMEGQNYLIPTDNDMQQEDAVKYNAIKLQDVLDELERSGAPVKVVILDACRNNPFGRNRGGGGGLAAVSNAAQGMLIAYATSPGNVAIDGRPGENGVYTAHLLNALGQPNLTIEDVFKRTRLGVAQATRGKQIPWETTSLTGNLVLRPIGAPTGTMTAAATVSSDAVVGAARSARPGRSIKDDEFRDCERCPTMHVLPAGRVQIGSPETEPGHHLGEGPQKEVTFAKPFAIGKMEVRFQEWEMCLLDGGCTHWPQDNGWGRGNRPAIHVSWEDAQHYVNWLSKKTGYTYRLPSESEWEYAARAGTRTARPWGDDIGNGSARCRDCGASTNRPGTSEAGAFPANPWKLHDLLGNVWEWTQDCHSPDLRDIPQNGLPTTLGDCSRRTLRGGSWDTAAKGVRSASRSAYPVSRREDNIGFRVVTELE
- a CDS encoding RyR domain-containing protein, which encodes MAHPDIRHGLADWRGRTVVVAVFLLLAAHGLALWGFAIGLPPAPWGDEVRHAQRVAFGALGLVWAPWQVPTPDAAWPAPMGRWVLPALGLWLCAEGCAVGLRRYLRRRWMVQRGGHAVLLGWCPVTWELVQPWLRAGRQVLVVAENEDARRAALQAGAAIVSGRWDDERVLIHSGIAAAHTVACIAGRDTENIDAAVHVARLVAAQRDRSLIPLQLLVHVGDPFLRASVGGQIDQFAAREVVQWKLFSTAQIAVRRLLRDAPLHFWRVPSQPVASLVCCTDEETLPRQGQSAPHSSPCQQCAADVDTQPTLQDSERYQAPRLWIVGTTPLAEELAVATLRQARYPSLALVGRDAEEFRASFLARWPGACAVANMVFLSAPAELGEAGLSHLLSLLPNPTGIHFCHEDDGVNLAASLTVQRAFVQANFPLPPLYLHCVHPGKQALRGALGMHPWFLHFGTAAEVAQEILMGEQLDAVAERIHERYVNDSLARGDALGSRRSLQHWPLLAEDLKDDNRWAADHHFIKVQDLRLALVPRQEVPGTFQWNAAQVEALSRTEHDRWMVQRLLTGWQYAAERDDARKQHPDIVPWEELPENRRELDREVVRQMPELFAQMGWALCRCQYLLVRGPRTPWAFPEAFDHAIDTILATACTAPPQAVVLWLGADSALAWRVAERMQAAKRGRIGLILTEPLDGYLRGLPDDPTRARVLTLLRQASGVLYLPDRRDAMPALQPDRVLQLSIDGSDLPTQGFDWAVDAAGRVLRRPPHEAAP